Proteins encoded within one genomic window of uncultured Desulfobacter sp.:
- a CDS encoding choice-of-anchor A family protein, which yields MKKTMYALSILFLLISICFAPVWANAYSLDALDYNAIIFGDFSAMNSDVEGRLAVGGTATLQNYSVGSRLSTLELADNNDTLIVGGDLSYTNGQVWGNALVGGTATSGFNTLGGTLSHGLGALYIFSTAKTNFENLSTTLGQETANGTTVNNWGSLVLTGDGTSARQIFSVDGTELLNANGISISDIPENASVVINVSGDTSGLTNMGMQSLESIRSNLLFNFYETTALTMSGIGVQGSILAPFADVDANNGQLNGMIVADSWDGTMELHNVPFEGQVVPVPGTMSLLSFGLLCFSGMARRKV from the coding sequence ATGAAAAAAACAATGTATGCATTATCTATTTTATTTTTATTAATTTCCATCTGCTTTGCACCGGTCTGGGCAAATGCATATTCTCTTGATGCCCTCGACTACAATGCCATCATCTTTGGTGATTTCTCAGCAATGAACTCAGATGTTGAAGGCCGTTTGGCTGTAGGCGGTACTGCAACTTTGCAAAATTATAGCGTTGGCAGTAGGCTGAGCACTTTAGAACTGGCCGACAATAACGACACCCTGATTGTAGGCGGGGATTTGAGTTATACCAATGGCCAGGTATGGGGTAATGCTCTTGTGGGCGGTACTGCTACTTCAGGTTTCAATACGCTTGGAGGAACCCTTTCACACGGCCTGGGTGCTCTATACATCTTTTCAACCGCAAAAACCAATTTTGAGAACCTGTCCACGACCCTGGGACAAGAAACAGCCAACGGAACAACCGTAAACAACTGGGGTTCGTTGGTATTGACCGGAGACGGCACCAGTGCCCGGCAAATCTTTTCCGTGGACGGCACTGAGTTGCTTAATGCCAATGGTATTTCCATCAGTGATATTCCCGAAAACGCATCAGTAGTCATCAATGTTTCCGGTGACACATCCGGCCTGACCAACATGGGCATGCAATCTCTTGAGTCCATTCGGAGCAATTTACTGTTCAACTTTTATGAAACAACAGCATTAACTATGTCCGGTATCGGCGTCCAAGGGAGCATTCTGGCCCCGTTTGCAGACGTTGACGCAAACAACGGGCAGCTTAACGGCATGATTGTCGCCGACTCCTGGGACGGTACTATGGAACTGCACAATGTCCCCTTTGAAGGGCAAGTGGTTCCTGTGCCCGGGACAATGAGCCTCTTAAGTTTTGGCCTTTTATGTTTCAGCGGCATGGCGAGAAGGAAAGTCTAA
- a CDS encoding cache domain-containing protein produces the protein MTEFDTTDAAKEVKRGKLSGIRHFLSSLQIRYKFLISFALIFFLSMLLCNLFIYVYVRNNIEDRIESELTNTTAMIYDMVNTSVNVAIKNHLRAVAEKNLDILNALYQRSLAGDISPEDARKRAVDVILSQTIGTSGYLYCLDSQGDVTVHPRGRLIGINVAEHEFVRQMMTKKQGYLEYEWKNPEEKERRAKALYMAHFEPWDWIIAASAYRSEFIRLVNVEDFRQSILSLKFGQSGYAFVFDKDGRAIIHPVLQDVNIFQTPELPNQYLRDMMQRKKGRAVYFWKNPGETRPRKKLVMFNYIPEYQWVVASSSYLDELYQPLTTIRNVFLGISLLFFSIMLAVTFGLSRTITTPLRQLMARFSTATAGDYSTRMEIRSADEVGQLAGYFNRFMEQLETTHLELKDEIRVRRMAEQARNESRVRYYLLMEAAPDPIVNYDMKGRVIYINPAFARVFGWSLEECKGGKMDHFVPEACWPETKVMIHQVRVGQGIFNVETRRLTKDGRVVDVSISGASALDARGKLTGSIIILRDITRSKNLEKQVMQAGDRERMNIGQELHDDLCPHLIGISGLAAVIREDLKSRQDPAAELARKMGVLMEDAVEKTRQLARGLCPVHLVSHGFQSALEEIADQFAYYSGVQFEFSMDEGIDILDDSCAIHLYHIAREAVNNAVKHSNCDRIIIAFNEDAADGLIHLTITDNGTGIDPDSSCRGIGLQIMAYRAKIIEAQFNIDTGSKGTTILVILSASARMKIDKKENVPV, from the coding sequence GTGACTGAATTTGATACAACAGATGCAGCAAAAGAGGTTAAACGGGGCAAACTTTCCGGTATCCGTCATTTTTTAAGCTCGCTTCAGATCCGGTATAAGTTTCTTATCAGTTTTGCGTTGATCTTTTTTTTGTCCATGCTTTTATGCAATCTGTTTATCTATGTTTATGTGCGCAACAATATTGAGGACCGCATTGAAAGCGAGCTGACCAATACAACGGCCATGATTTACGATATGGTCAATACGTCCGTGAATGTCGCCATTAAAAATCATCTGCGGGCCGTGGCGGAAAAAAATCTGGACATACTCAATGCCTTGTACCAAAGATCCCTGGCCGGTGACATCTCCCCGGAGGATGCACGCAAAAGAGCGGTAGACGTCATTTTAAGCCAGACCATCGGGACATCGGGCTATCTTTACTGCCTGGACAGCCAGGGGGATGTTACCGTACATCCGAGAGGCCGACTGATCGGTATCAATGTGGCGGAACACGAATTTGTCCGGCAGATGATGACAAAAAAACAAGGCTACCTGGAGTATGAATGGAAGAATCCCGAGGAAAAAGAACGTCGGGCTAAAGCCCTTTATATGGCCCATTTTGAACCCTGGGACTGGATTATTGCCGCCTCGGCGTATCGGTCTGAATTTATAAGACTTGTTAATGTTGAGGATTTCAGGCAGAGCATTCTTTCCTTAAAATTCGGTCAAAGCGGTTATGCCTTTGTTTTTGACAAAGACGGCCGTGCCATTATTCATCCTGTGTTACAGGATGTGAACATTTTCCAAACGCCTGAACTGCCCAATCAATATCTTAGAGATATGATGCAGCGCAAAAAGGGCAGGGCGGTTTATTTCTGGAAAAACCCCGGAGAGACCCGGCCCCGCAAAAAATTGGTGATGTTCAATTACATTCCTGAATACCAGTGGGTTGTGGCGTCTTCATCTTACCTGGATGAGCTTTATCAGCCGTTAACAACCATCCGCAACGTGTTTCTTGGCATCTCCCTGCTGTTTTTCAGCATCATGCTGGCCGTGACTTTTGGCCTCAGCCGAACCATTACCACACCGCTTCGTCAGCTTATGGCCCGGTTCAGCACGGCCACGGCAGGCGATTACTCCACCCGGATGGAAATTCGTTCAGCGGACGAGGTCGGCCAGCTTGCCGGCTATTTTAACCGGTTCATGGAACAGCTTGAAACCACCCACCTGGAGTTAAAAGATGAAATCCGGGTGCGCAGGATGGCCGAACAGGCCAGAAACGAAAGCCGGGTGCGCTACTATCTGCTCATGGAAGCCGCGCCGGACCCAATCGTCAATTATGACATGAAGGGCCGGGTGATTTACATTAATCCTGCCTTTGCCCGGGTGTTCGGCTGGTCTTTGGAAGAGTGTAAAGGTGGAAAAATGGATCATTTTGTCCCCGAAGCCTGCTGGCCTGAAACAAAAGTCATGATCCACCAGGTTCGGGTGGGGCAGGGTATCTTTAATGTTGAAACCCGCAGACTGACAAAAGACGGCAGGGTGGTGGATGTCAGCATATCCGGTGCCTCGGCCCTTGACGCCCGGGGAAAACTGACCGGCAGTATTATTATTTTAAGAGACATTACCCGGTCAAAAAATCTTGAAAAACAGGTAATGCAGGCCGGGGACCGGGAACGGATGAACATCGGCCAGGAACTTCACGACGATCTTTGTCCCCATCTCATAGGCATTTCAGGCCTGGCCGCTGTGATCCGGGAAGATCTTAAATCCCGCCAGGATCCTGCCGCTGAACTTGCCCGGAAAATGGGGGTTCTTATGGAAGATGCTGTCGAAAAAACCCGGCAGCTCGCCAGGGGCCTTTGCCCGGTCCATCTGGTCAGCCATGGCTTTCAGTCAGCCCTGGAAGAGATTGCCGATCAGTTTGCATATTACTCGGGTGTCCAATTTGAGTTCAGCATGGACGAGGGCATAGATATTCTGGACGATTCGTGTGCCATTCACCTTTATCATATTGCCCGGGAAGCTGTGAACAACGCGGTTAAACATTCAAACTGCGACCGAATAATTATTGCTTTCAATGAGGATGCAGCAGATGGCCTGATCCATTTGACGATTACGGATAATGGGACGGGCATCGACCCGGACTCTTCGTGCCGGGGTATTGGTTTGCAGATTATGGCCTACCGGGCTAAAATTATTGAAGCTCAGTTCAATATTGATACAGGATCCAAGGGAACGACGATCCTGGTTATTTTAAGTGCGTCGGCCCGGATGAAAATTGATAAAAAGGAGAATGTCCCGGTATGA
- a CDS encoding ATP-binding protein, which produces MNPAVQAVLTQHLKTLKLSTMEKELEGQIRQAHEAACGYDEFLLNLVEAEVQIRQENGRKRRLKEARFPMQKPLETFDFEAAPDLDARLIKELSTGTFIKEARNIILIGKSGAGKTHLATSIGMEACRYGHRVRFITGCGLANELTEAREQQALGRILKVV; this is translated from the coding sequence ATGAACCCAGCAGTCCAGGCAGTCCTCACACAGCACTTAAAAACGCTGAAGCTCTCGACGATGGAAAAAGAGTTGGAAGGTCAGATCCGGCAGGCGCATGAGGCGGCCTGCGGCTACGATGAGTTTTTATTGAATCTTGTTGAAGCGGAAGTTCAAATACGGCAGGAAAACGGTCGCAAGCGACGTCTCAAGGAAGCCAGGTTCCCGATGCAGAAACCGCTTGAAACATTTGATTTTGAGGCTGCCCCTGATTTGGACGCCCGGTTGATCAAAGAACTTTCAACAGGGACATTCATTAAAGAAGCCCGGAATATAATTTTGATAGGTAAAAGCGGAGCCGGTAAAACCCATCTGGCAACCAGCATCGGGATGGAAGCCTGCCGGTATGGACATCGAGTTCGTTTTATTACTGGTTGTGGGCTTGCAAACGAACTGACGGAGGCCAGGGAACAACAGGCTCTGGGTAGAATCCTGAAAGTCGTATAA
- a CDS encoding response regulator transcription factor: MIQTRQKAHIVIVDDHPIFCLGMSELINREPDLTVVACPNTAEKARQIIEQDMPDLMIVDVSLAESNGIDLVAELRGKFPELPILVLSMYDDSMYAERALMAGARGYVMKQRAIDQVVDAVRQVLTGHIYASDKIKEKLLNRMISRKPSAVGFSLDTLTNRELEVFRLMGEGLDSKEIAARLKLSMKTVGTHRENIKEKLQLKHYTELVKAAVHWVYEMKK, from the coding sequence ATGATTCAGACCCGACAAAAAGCCCACATTGTCATTGTGGATGATCACCCCATTTTCTGCCTGGGTATGAGTGAGCTGATCAACCGGGAACCGGATTTGACGGTGGTGGCATGTCCAAATACAGCGGAAAAGGCCCGGCAGATCATAGAACAGGATATGCCGGATTTGATGATTGTGGATGTTTCCCTGGCCGAAAGTAACGGCATTGACCTGGTGGCGGAACTGCGCGGTAAATTCCCGGAGCTGCCGATCCTGGTTTTGTCCATGTATGATGATTCCATGTATGCCGAACGGGCCTTGATGGCCGGTGCCAGGGGCTATGTGATGAAACAGCGGGCCATTGACCAGGTAGTGGATGCGGTGCGTCAGGTGTTGACCGGGCACATTTATGCCAGTGATAAGATTAAGGAAAAATTGCTCAACCGGATGATCTCAAGAAAGCCGTCCGCCGTGGGGTTCAGTCTGGATACCCTGACCAATCGCGAGCTTGAGGTGTTTCGGCTCATGGGTGAGGGGCTGGACTCTAAAGAGATTGCGGCAAGATTGAAATTGAGCATGAAAACCGTGGGCACCCACCGGGAAAATATCAAAGAAAAGCTTCAGCTCAAACATTACACGGAACTTGTCAAAGCTGCCGTGCACTGGGTATATGAAATGAAGAAATAG
- a CDS encoding IS1634 family transposase — MEQFEAQFNQVDVLPMVKHYMDELHLFNLFTKYVPGAPNSLAEHAESLCVLTANIICENKPLYKIQDWLAKYSDDLAAEPVEAKLFNDDRLARSLSALFEADRHSLMTEASANAIATHDLLTDEVHNDSTTVTFIGKYDNPDPQAVKLKHGHNKDFRPDCKQVVFGLNITSDGHVPLSYELFDGNTCDDVTHIPNWNGLRALLGKEQFIYVADCKLCGQDNLDHIDKNGGLFITIVPKGRKEVKLFYQYLKKNDAEWKHVFVTESSRKKNKLNTYKTYEAEPTQKGYRIIFVHSSAKQDDDKGRRQKKIDKAVSQLEELVPKLNAYHLKTKKEIKTAVDSICKSVQDFIDVKIITERKQVRVKLSPGRPSRRKSEYKNKWAYSHSIEWKLNEKALLEASRTDGIFPLITNTSLEAGDVLKRYKNQPFLEKRMYTKKTVLEVAPVFLKKEKRIEAMLFLYFIALMIVRSFVVRPAWPGESLAWRAQFR, encoded by the coding sequence ATGGAACAATTTGAAGCACAGTTCAACCAGGTTGATGTTCTGCCAATGGTCAAGCATTATATGGATGAACTTCATCTGTTCAATCTTTTTACCAAGTATGTCCCCGGGGCACCTAACAGCCTGGCTGAACATGCAGAAAGCCTATGTGTCCTTACGGCAAATATCATTTGTGAAAATAAGCCATTATATAAAATTCAGGATTGGTTGGCCAAGTACTCCGACGATCTTGCTGCAGAACCGGTTGAAGCAAAGCTGTTCAATGATGACCGGTTAGCCAGATCCCTTTCTGCCCTTTTCGAGGCAGACCGCCATTCGCTTATGACAGAGGCCTCGGCTAACGCAATTGCGACCCATGATCTGCTGACCGATGAAGTCCACAATGACAGCACCACAGTGACCTTCATCGGTAAATATGACAACCCCGATCCTCAGGCCGTCAAACTCAAACACGGCCACAACAAAGATTTCAGACCTGATTGCAAACAGGTCGTATTTGGCCTGAATATCACTTCCGACGGCCATGTGCCGTTAAGTTATGAACTTTTTGATGGCAACACTTGCGACGATGTCACCCATATTCCAAACTGGAATGGCCTACGCGCACTATTGGGTAAGGAACAGTTTATTTACGTAGCCGACTGTAAGCTTTGCGGCCAGGACAACTTGGATCACATCGACAAAAACGGCGGGTTATTCATCACTATTGTCCCAAAGGGCCGTAAAGAGGTGAAACTATTTTACCAGTATTTGAAAAAAAATGATGCTGAATGGAAACATGTTTTTGTTACCGAAAGTTCACGCAAAAAAAATAAGCTCAACACCTACAAAACCTATGAGGCAGAACCAACGCAAAAAGGTTACCGCATTATTTTTGTACATAGCAGCGCAAAACAAGACGATGACAAAGGTCGCCGGCAAAAGAAGATAGATAAAGCTGTTTCACAATTGGAGGAGTTAGTACCCAAGCTAAACGCGTATCATCTAAAAACCAAGAAGGAAATTAAAACAGCAGTTGATAGCATTTGCAAAAGTGTCCAAGACTTTATTGATGTAAAAATTATCACCGAACGTAAACAAGTCAGAGTGAAATTGTCACCTGGCCGTCCTTCTCGAAGGAAAAGCGAATACAAAAATAAATGGGCATATTCTCATAGTATTGAATGGAAGCTTAATGAAAAAGCCCTTTTAGAAGCGTCGAGGACTGATGGAATTTTCCCCCTGATTACCAACACTTCCTTAGAGGCTGGCGATGTTTTGAAAAGATACAAAAACCAACCCTTTCTTGAAAAACGCATGTATACCAAAAAGACGGTTTTGGAAGTAGCCCCGGTTTTTCTTAAGAAAGAAAAACGGATCGAGGCCATGCTTTTTTTGTATTTTATAGCCTTGATGATTGTCAGGAGTTTCGTGGTTAGACCTGCATGGCCCGGTGAAAGCCTTGCCTGGCGGGCGCAATTCAGGTAA
- the prmA gene encoding 50S ribosomal protein L11 methyltransferase — protein sequence MKFKKVIARFDADDIELAEEVICHIFFSFNLKGVICEVPIPEPDEGFGTQTLKQPEHNSIIGYLPDTDDSDIMISNIKARLAGLADMAVQVDVLSEKVDEKDWAHAWKEYFNVTRITDKIVVKPEWKDYTPEPGEVIIHIDPGMAFGTGTHPTTSMCLALLEEYVQPGQTLLDVGCGSGILMICAAKLGAGTMTGIDVDPAAVDITRQNLEKNGISLDHVTLKAATLDNTPEIQYDLICANIIAQVIAPIMPDIAARLAPDANAILSGIIEERLPDIYAAMAAQNLECVKKTTHEEWVALVVRHKK from the coding sequence ATGAAATTCAAAAAAGTTATTGCCCGATTCGACGCAGATGATATTGAACTTGCCGAAGAAGTGATCTGCCATATTTTCTTTTCATTCAACTTGAAAGGGGTCATCTGTGAAGTTCCCATCCCTGAGCCGGATGAGGGATTCGGCACCCAGACTCTGAAACAACCTGAGCATAACAGTATCATCGGCTACCTGCCGGATACGGATGATTCGGATATCATGATTTCCAACATCAAGGCCCGTCTGGCAGGATTGGCTGATATGGCGGTCCAGGTCGATGTTTTATCGGAAAAAGTGGATGAAAAGGACTGGGCACATGCCTGGAAGGAGTATTTCAACGTTACCCGGATTACGGACAAGATCGTGGTGAAACCTGAATGGAAAGACTATACCCCGGAACCCGGAGAGGTCATCATCCACATTGATCCGGGCATGGCATTCGGCACGGGTACCCACCCCACCACCTCCATGTGCCTGGCACTTCTGGAAGAATACGTGCAGCCGGGCCAGACTCTGCTGGATGTGGGATGTGGGTCGGGCATACTGATGATCTGCGCCGCAAAACTTGGGGCTGGCACTATGACCGGCATTGATGTGGACCCTGCGGCCGTGGATATCACCCGGCAGAATTTAGAAAAAAACGGCATTTCTCTTGATCACGTCACCCTGAAGGCTGCAACCTTGGATAACACGCCTGAAATCCAGTATGACCTGATTTGTGCCAACATCATTGCCCAGGTGATAGCACCGATCATGCCGGATATCGCCGCGCGCCTGGCTCCGGACGCAAATGCCATCCTTTCGGGCATCATCGAGGAAAGATTACCGGATATTTATGCTGCCATGGCGGCCCAAAACCTTGAATGCGTCAAAAAGACCACCCACGAAGAGTGGGTGGCCCTGGTGGTGCGTCATAAGAAATAA
- a CDS encoding acyl--CoA ligase family protein, with amino-acid sequence MSERSVNYEILSPTNFLERSVKVYPEKTAVIYGDKSYTWAGFQERVFQLANGLKARGVGRGDKVAFLCPNTPPMLEAHYAVPLLGAALVSINIRLSANEMSYIINHSDAKVVVADNEFGNVLAGVVPELTGVSSFINICDIDDSMPLDGPEYESFLSDSPTDPVALAIEDEREILAINYTSGTTGRPKGVMYHHRGAYLNALGELLEFKIDLNSKYLWTLPMFHCNGWCFTWGITAMGATHVCLRKVDPAEIYKIIGEVGVTHLCAAPTILIGMSVFATENDVKLSNSLEIMTAGAPPAPMVIQNMENIGANITQTYGLTEVFGPHSVCQWQDKWDDLSPMAKAGIKARQGVPYIIAEHMDVVDPDTMEPVPRDGTTMGEIVMRGNNVMLGYYKDAQASTEAFRGGWFHSGDLAVMHPDNYVQIMDRKKDIIISGGENISTVEIENVLYTHPDVLEVAVISVPDEKWGEVPKAFIVPRAGTNPDPAEIIAFCKENMARFKAPKSIEFGPLPKTATGKLQKFKLREKEWVGHDRMVN; translated from the coding sequence ATGTCGGAAAGAAGCGTTAATTACGAAATTTTAAGTCCCACCAATTTTCTTGAAAGAAGCGTAAAAGTTTATCCGGAAAAAACCGCAGTCATCTATGGAGACAAATCCTATACTTGGGCAGGGTTCCAGGAACGGGTTTTTCAACTGGCTAATGGCCTGAAGGCCCGCGGGGTTGGCCGGGGGGATAAAGTTGCTTTTCTTTGTCCCAATACGCCGCCCATGCTCGAAGCCCATTATGCCGTACCGTTGCTGGGTGCTGCCCTGGTGTCCATCAATATTCGGCTCTCTGCCAACGAAATGTCCTATATCATAAATCATTCCGATGCCAAAGTCGTGGTTGCGGACAATGAATTCGGTAACGTGCTGGCCGGGGTTGTGCCTGAATTGACCGGGGTGAGCAGCTTTATCAACATCTGTGATATTGATGATTCCATGCCCCTGGACGGACCTGAATATGAAAGCTTTCTGTCGGACAGTCCAACAGATCCGGTTGCCCTGGCCATTGAAGATGAACGCGAAATTCTTGCCATCAATTATACCTCCGGCACCACAGGCCGGCCCAAGGGCGTGATGTACCACCACCGGGGCGCATATCTCAACGCCTTGGGCGAGTTGCTGGAGTTTAAAATTGATTTAAACAGCAAATACCTGTGGACCCTGCCCATGTTCCATTGCAACGGGTGGTGTTTTACCTGGGGCATCACGGCTATGGGTGCCACCCATGTTTGCTTAAGAAAGGTAGACCCTGCTGAAATTTATAAGATTATAGGCGAAGTGGGTGTGACCCATCTGTGTGCCGCGCCTACTATTCTCATCGGCATGTCTGTCTTTGCCACAGAAAACGATGTCAAACTTTCCAACAGCCTGGAGATCATGACCGCCGGTGCCCCGCCTGCACCTATGGTGATTCAGAACATGGAAAATATCGGGGCCAACATCACCCAGACATATGGTCTCACCGAAGTCTTTGGGCCGCACTCCGTATGCCAGTGGCAGGATAAATGGGATGACCTTTCCCCCATGGCCAAGGCCGGCATCAAGGCCCGCCAGGGTGTCCCCTATATTATTGCCGAGCACATGGATGTGGTGGACCCCGATACAATGGAACCGGTACCTAGAGACGGCACCACCATGGGTGAAATCGTTATGAGGGGCAACAACGTTATGCTCGGATATTATAAGGATGCTCAGGCCAGCACCGAGGCCTTCAGGGGCGGTTGGTTCCATTCCGGAGATCTGGCGGTGATGCACCCGGACAACTATGTACAGATTATGGACCGTAAAAAGGACATCATTATTTCAGGTGGGGAAAATATCTCCACCGTTGAAATCGAGAATGTGCTGTACACCCATCCAGATGTCCTGGAAGTTGCCGTAATTTCAGTACCCGACGAAAAATGGGGTGAAGTGCCCAAGGCGTTTATCGTACCCCGGGCCGGAACCAATCCGGATCCGGCTGAAATTATTGCGTTCTGCAAGGAAAATATGGCCCGGTTCAAGGCTCCCAAGTCTATTGAATTTGGTCCCTTGCCCAAAACCGCTACAGGCAAACTGCAAAAGTTCAAGCTGCGGGAAAAAGAGTGGGTCGGCCACGACCGTATGGTCAATTAA
- the istA gene encoding IS21 family transposase, which yields MLKVDQYDYIRTAHRVYGKAIKELARETGHSKNTIKKILKQEYIGYKQRSKQPYPVLGPYIQEIDRWLGDDKDKPYKQRHTATRIYHRLKSELEYSGGETTVRRYVREAKLRLGLTNQQAFIPSDPTTAQEAEVDWGNCQAVIAGEPVKLKLFCIRSKCSGKHFVRCYPCERQQALFDAHIQAFSFFGGVFPVLIYDNLTTVVQKVFKGKKRHLQESYNRFKAYYNFDPRFCNPGQGHEKGGIEGLVGYARRNYMVPIPHADSLDELNTRLLDDCMAYGEHRIAGQTQSVNELFESEKQVLLPLPTTSFSNVETFMVRVNKYATVIIDKNRYSVPTRYAYMRVQAIVEIDQVIIYWSGRKISTHHRLYGNNKWSLKPEHYLELIRQRPQSFDTARPILQWRDQWPDCLEKLLEHFRRKNGVTKGTREFVTVLMLYEKYAVDKIEAAVKEALKSNVGCSNALKQILHSQNISMESQFDPLSNWETLPPADISAYEQLGGIL from the coding sequence ATGCTTAAAGTGGATCAGTATGATTACATCCGAACAGCTCACCGTGTTTATGGAAAGGCCATTAAAGAGCTTGCCAGAGAAACCGGCCATTCAAAAAACACCATAAAAAAAATTTTAAAGCAGGAATACATTGGCTACAAGCAACGATCTAAACAGCCATATCCCGTTCTTGGTCCTTATATCCAGGAGATAGACCGCTGGCTTGGCGATGACAAGGACAAGCCATACAAACAGCGACATACAGCAACCCGGATATACCATCGTCTGAAATCGGAACTCGAGTATTCCGGTGGAGAGACGACGGTTCGCCGTTATGTGCGTGAGGCAAAGCTGAGGCTGGGTTTAACGAATCAGCAGGCATTTATCCCATCAGATCCGACGACTGCCCAGGAAGCCGAGGTAGACTGGGGAAACTGTCAGGCAGTTATTGCCGGCGAACCCGTGAAGCTGAAATTATTTTGCATACGTTCAAAATGTTCGGGCAAACACTTTGTTCGCTGTTATCCCTGTGAAAGGCAGCAAGCTTTATTTGACGCTCATATCCAGGCCTTTTCATTTTTTGGAGGCGTGTTCCCAGTTCTTATCTATGACAATCTGACAACAGTCGTACAAAAGGTATTTAAAGGAAAAAAACGTCATCTTCAGGAATCTTATAATCGGTTCAAGGCCTATTACAACTTCGATCCAAGGTTTTGCAATCCCGGCCAGGGCCATGAAAAAGGTGGGATTGAAGGCCTGGTCGGCTACGCTCGAAGAAATTATATGGTTCCTATCCCACATGCTGACAGCCTGGACGAATTGAACACGCGCCTCCTCGATGATTGCATGGCCTATGGAGAGCATCGCATCGCCGGTCAAACACAAAGCGTCAATGAATTGTTTGAATCAGAAAAGCAGGTATTGCTGCCATTGCCGACAACATCGTTCAGTAACGTTGAGACGTTCATGGTCAGGGTAAACAAATATGCCACCGTTATTATTGACAAGAACCGGTATTCTGTCCCGACGCGCTATGCTTACATGAGAGTGCAGGCGATAGTAGAGATAGACCAGGTGATCATTTATTGGAGCGGCAGAAAAATAAGCACCCATCATCGGTTATATGGAAATAATAAGTGGAGTTTAAAACCGGAACATTATCTGGAGTTGATTCGTCAGCGTCCACAATCATTTGATACCGCCCGGCCAATTTTACAATGGCGTGATCAATGGCCGGATTGCCTGGAAAAGTTATTAGAACATTTTCGCCGGAAAAACGGTGTAACCAAAGGTACCCGGGAATTTGTCACCGTGCTGATGCTGTACGAAAAATATGCTGTCGACAAGATCGAAGCAGCCGTAAAGGAAGCACTGAAAAGCAATGTCGGCTGCAGCAATGCTCTCAAGCAGATTTTACACAGTCAAAACATCTCTATGGAGTCCCAATTTGATCCTTTGTCGAACTGGGAGACACTGCCCCCTGCTGACATCTCGGCATACGAACAGCTTGGAGGTATCTTATGA